One Clavibacter zhangzhiyongii genomic region harbors:
- a CDS encoding ASCH domain-containing protein, which yields MSDPTAPVSPPDLDAAARMWDAYAAAHPQAVAAGPEHTVEHFGDHAQLADELLGIVLSGRKRATAELVADFLARGDEVPRIGSHWIACDSAGAPRIVIRSTELRVGPFTSADAAFAHDEGEDDLSLESWRTQHRVYWERVSAARGAVWSEDEEIVFERFSVVWPPEHADPR from the coding sequence ATGAGCGACCCGACCGCGCCCGTCTCCCCGCCCGACCTCGACGCCGCAGCGCGCATGTGGGACGCGTACGCCGCCGCCCACCCGCAGGCCGTCGCCGCCGGTCCCGAGCACACGGTCGAGCACTTCGGGGACCACGCCCAGCTCGCCGACGAGCTGCTCGGGATCGTGCTGTCCGGCCGGAAGCGCGCCACCGCCGAGCTGGTCGCCGACTTCCTCGCGCGCGGCGACGAGGTGCCGCGGATCGGCTCGCACTGGATCGCCTGCGACAGCGCCGGGGCGCCGCGCATCGTGATCCGCAGCACGGAGCTCCGCGTCGGCCCCTTCACGAGCGCCGACGCCGCCTTCGCGCACGACGAGGGCGAGGACGACCTCTCGCTCGAGAGCTGGCGCACGCAGCACCGCGTCTACTGGGAGCGGGTCAGCGCGGCCCGGGGCGCCGTCTGGTCGGAGGACGAGGAGATCGTCTTCGAGCGCTTCTCCGTGGTCTGGCCGCCGGAGCACGCGGACCCGCGGTGA
- a CDS encoding methyltransferase family protein, with the protein MTRPVRLPSARTAARLWFAAQALGGAAWWVAVPTIPAVRIATLGSLDPLPVALLDVPLFVVGSALAAARIRWAAVVAASWTLLVAVALAGYATVTTEAGIGVVIMAVAALGSLVACALLLLGRLPTRWALIGPFAARPADADAATSRHVLATAGQIVVFWGFFLLVVPLAIRWLKMRWRVAVPLPAAALPVGIVVPVLASALGIWSAAAMSTRGGGTPLPAATATRLVIAGPYRFVRNPMALAGVTQAAAVGLMLGSWLVVAYAVIGSSLWNHIVRPGEEADLEARFGDPFRRYRAAVRCWVPTFPGVEATRR; encoded by the coding sequence GTGACGCGTCCGGTCCGCCTCCCCTCCGCGCGCACCGCCGCCCGCCTCTGGTTCGCGGCGCAGGCGCTCGGCGGGGCCGCCTGGTGGGTGGCCGTGCCGACGATCCCGGCGGTGCGGATCGCGACGCTCGGGTCGCTGGATCCGCTCCCCGTCGCGCTCCTCGACGTGCCGCTGTTCGTCGTGGGGTCGGCGCTCGCCGCGGCCCGGATCCGGTGGGCCGCCGTCGTCGCCGCCTCCTGGACGCTCCTCGTCGCCGTCGCGCTCGCCGGGTACGCGACCGTGACGACCGAGGCCGGGATCGGGGTCGTGATCATGGCGGTCGCCGCCCTCGGATCCCTCGTCGCGTGCGCCCTCCTGCTCCTCGGCCGGCTGCCGACCCGCTGGGCGCTCATCGGCCCGTTCGCCGCGCGCCCCGCCGACGCGGACGCCGCCACCTCGCGGCACGTGCTCGCGACGGCCGGGCAGATCGTCGTCTTCTGGGGCTTCTTCCTCCTGGTCGTGCCGCTCGCGATCCGCTGGCTCAAGATGCGCTGGCGGGTCGCCGTGCCGCTGCCCGCCGCGGCGCTGCCCGTCGGGATCGTCGTGCCGGTGCTCGCGAGCGCGCTGGGGATCTGGTCGGCCGCCGCCATGTCGACGCGCGGCGGCGGCACCCCGCTCCCGGCCGCGACGGCGACGCGCCTCGTCATCGCCGGGCCGTACCGCTTCGTCCGCAACCCGATGGCGCTCGCGGGCGTGACGCAGGCGGCCGCGGTCGGGCTGATGCTCGGATCCTGGCTCGTCGTCGCCTACGCCGTCATCGGCTCGTCGCTGTGGAACCACATCGTGCGGCCGGGCGAGGAGGCCGACCTCGAGGCCCGCTTCGGGGATCCGTTCCGCCGCTACCGCGCGGCCGTCCGCTGCTGGGTGCCGACGTTCCCGGGCGTCGAGGCGACGCGGCGCTGA
- a CDS encoding class I SAM-dependent methyltransferase, producing the protein MPDLDPRLVALYDGDNPDGPDHDFDRALAEEVGARSVLDLGCGTGMLTVSLARPGRRVVGVDPSAAMLDVARARPGGDVVEWIHGDSRAMPPGPFDLAFLTGNVVQHIPDAEWIRTLADLRRALRDGGTLTFESRNPADRAWERWAGPATTRDTAHGPLEERAEVEETGPGRITVAFRSRFVATGELVTQVQEFAFRDRATIQAQLDGAGFAVDAVHGDFARGPLTGSSRVMVFVARAV; encoded by the coding sequence ATGCCCGACCTCGATCCCCGCCTCGTCGCGCTCTACGACGGCGACAATCCGGACGGCCCCGACCACGACTTCGACCGGGCGCTCGCCGAGGAGGTCGGTGCGCGGTCCGTGCTCGACCTCGGCTGCGGCACGGGCATGCTCACGGTCTCGCTCGCGCGCCCGGGGCGCCGGGTCGTCGGCGTGGACCCGTCGGCCGCGATGCTCGACGTCGCGCGGGCCCGACCCGGCGGGGACGTGGTCGAGTGGATCCACGGCGACAGCCGCGCCATGCCTCCCGGCCCGTTCGACCTCGCGTTCCTGACCGGCAACGTCGTGCAGCACATCCCCGACGCCGAGTGGATCCGCACCCTCGCCGATCTCCGCCGCGCCCTCCGCGACGGCGGCACGCTCACGTTCGAGAGCCGGAACCCCGCCGACCGCGCATGGGAGAGGTGGGCGGGTCCCGCCACCACGCGCGACACCGCGCACGGCCCGCTCGAGGAGCGGGCGGAGGTGGAGGAGACGGGGCCCGGTCGGATCACGGTCGCCTTCCGCAGCCGCTTCGTCGCGACGGGCGAGCTGGTCACGCAGGTGCAGGAGTTCGCGTTCCGCGACCGGGCGACCATCCAGGCGCAGCTGGACGGGGCGGGCTTCGCCGTGGACGCGGTGCACGGCGACTTCGCGCGGGGCCCGCTCACCGGGTCGTCGCGGGTGATGGTCTTCGTTGCCCGGGCCGTCTGA
- a CDS encoding GNAT family N-acetyltransferase: MTASPLPARLDTARLRMRPLGPEDAEVVLRLWAERDPRHPPSRRVDDEGHPALEEVRARLEVQEAESRSTGIGLLAVERREDPGVVGYCGLVVGSASVEEPEMAFELLRDVHGQGIATEAALAVVEAARATGRTRLWSTVRRWNAASARVLEKAGFTDSGRITADPEHGDTVWMTRDLRDPSAADA; encoded by the coding sequence ATGACCGCCTCCCCGCTCCCCGCGCGCCTCGACACCGCGCGCCTCCGGATGCGGCCCCTCGGCCCCGAGGACGCCGAGGTCGTGCTGCGCCTCTGGGCGGAGCGGGACCCCCGGCACCCGCCGAGCCGCCGCGTCGACGACGAGGGGCACCCGGCGCTCGAGGAGGTCCGCGCGCGCCTCGAGGTGCAGGAGGCGGAGTCGCGGAGCACGGGGATCGGGCTGCTCGCCGTCGAGCGCCGGGAGGATCCGGGCGTCGTCGGCTACTGCGGGCTCGTCGTCGGCAGCGCGTCGGTCGAGGAGCCCGAGATGGCCTTCGAGCTGCTGCGCGACGTGCACGGTCAGGGCATCGCGACGGAGGCCGCGCTCGCCGTCGTGGAAGCCGCGCGCGCGACGGGCCGCACCCGCCTGTGGTCGACCGTGCGCCGGTGGAACGCCGCGTCCGCCCGCGTGCTGGAGAAGGCCGGCTTCACGGACAGCGGCCGGATCACGGCGGATCCCGAGCACGGCGACACCGTGTGGATGACGCGCGACCTGCGCGACCCGTCGGCCGCCGACGCCTAG
- a CDS encoding FRG domain-containing protein gives MEPLLQHYGLNTRWMDVVDNIWIALWFACYKQVSNEGFAHHARRSPAQEGSDAKAFILVFRSGPLKETAIPGYRIGTLSRLVDLRYSVPSIYHRPHAQHGLLIAPADLEHGDIFGSLKEHVVGVIEVALEDALDWLGKGTMTSPSTLFPPATLDDGYRRLLEYAPKPTKALGHLTIYGPGQ, from the coding sequence ATGGAGCCATTACTGCAGCATTATGGGCTTAATACGCGTTGGATGGACGTTGTAGACAACATATGGATCGCCCTTTGGTTTGCATGTTACAAGCAAGTAAGCAACGAGGGCTTTGCTCACCACGCTCGAAGATCTCCTGCACAAGAGGGGTCAGATGCAAAGGCTTTCATCCTAGTATTTCGCTCCGGACCCTTAAAGGAAACGGCCATACCGGGCTATCGCATCGGGACGCTAAGTCGCTTGGTAGACCTGCGCTACTCGGTTCCATCGATATACCACCGCCCGCACGCTCAGCACGGCCTTCTTATAGCCCCAGCAGACCTAGAACACGGCGATATTTTCGGATCGCTTAAGGAGCATGTGGTCGGTGTTATAGAAGTGGCCTTGGAGGATGCCTTGGATTGGCTTGGCAAAGGAACAATGACGTCGCCATCGACCTTATTTCCACCGGCCACCCTAGATGATGGGTATAGAAGACTCCTTGAGTACGCCCCAAAACCCACCAAAGCACTCGGGCATCTCACCATTTACGGACCGGGGCAGTAA
- a CDS encoding aldo/keto reductase, with protein sequence MDGMADTEIPTTTFPDGRTAVALAQGTWNMGDDRAARSTELDALRAGVDAGLTAIDTAEMYGSGRSEELVGEAIAGRRDQVFLISKVLPSNASRRGTGEAARRSLARLGTDRLDLYLLHWRGSHPLADTVAAMQELVEEGLIRAWGVSNLDGDDLDELAALPGGDAAQTDQVLYNLAQRGPEHDVIPRARERRMPVMAYSPLDQGRLATDPTLAALAEPLGVSAGQLALAWVVRQAPHVFATAKAATAAHVAENRAALDLVIPDKTLAELDRAFPGPSGAGPLAMY encoded by the coding sequence ATGGACGGGATGGCTGACACCGAGATCCCCACGACCACCTTCCCCGACGGCCGCACCGCCGTCGCCCTCGCGCAGGGCACCTGGAACATGGGCGACGACCGCGCCGCCCGGTCCACCGAGCTCGACGCCCTGCGCGCCGGCGTCGACGCGGGCCTCACCGCGATCGACACCGCCGAGATGTACGGCAGCGGGCGATCCGAGGAGCTCGTCGGCGAGGCGATCGCCGGCCGCCGCGACCAGGTGTTCCTCATCAGCAAGGTGCTGCCGTCGAACGCGTCCCGCCGCGGCACGGGCGAGGCCGCGCGCCGCAGCCTCGCGCGCCTCGGCACCGACCGGCTCGACCTCTACCTGCTGCACTGGCGCGGATCGCATCCGCTCGCGGACACGGTCGCCGCGATGCAGGAGCTCGTCGAGGAGGGCCTGATCCGCGCGTGGGGTGTCAGCAACCTCGACGGCGACGACCTCGACGAGCTCGCCGCGCTCCCCGGCGGCGACGCCGCGCAGACCGACCAGGTGCTCTACAACCTCGCCCAGCGGGGGCCCGAGCACGACGTGATCCCGCGGGCCCGCGAGCGCCGCATGCCCGTCATGGCCTACTCGCCGCTCGACCAGGGCCGGCTCGCGACGGATCCGACGCTCGCCGCCCTCGCCGAGCCCCTCGGCGTGAGCGCCGGCCAGCTCGCGCTCGCGTGGGTCGTCCGGCAGGCGCCGCACGTCTTCGCGACCGCCAAGGCCGCGACGGCCGCGCACGTCGCGGAGAACCGCGCCGCGCTCGACCTGGTGATCCCCGACAAGACCCTCGCGGAGCTCGATCGCGCGTTCCCGGGCCCGTCGGGCGCGGGTCCGCTGGCGATGTACTAA
- a CDS encoding MATE family efflux transporter — translation MPALGALVAEPLFLLTDTALVGHLGSAPLAGLGIASVILQTIVGLLVFLAYATTPTVARRLGAGDRPGAIRAGIDGLWLALALGAVVLVVGLAVADPLVRALADTGGADADPAATAAVVDAARTYLGISLAGMPAMLLVIAATGLLRGLQDTRTPLVVAVSGFAANAALNAFLIYGLGFGIAGSAWGTVIAQWGMAAVFVAIAVRAARENGTTLRPGLRGVARSAASGGWLLVRTASLRAAILATVAVGAGLGVTGLATLQIALTLFSTIAFVLDALAIAGQALVGHGLGADDVPRVRAVSRRLVQWGVGLGAILGLVLAALSPLLGPVFTGDPDIHRMLTAVTLVLAVGLPVAGYVFVLDGVLIGAGDARYLALAGLVNLAIYAPALILVAWLTGTGRVAGTPALLALWAAFGLVYIGARALTLGLRARGDRWIMTGVARA, via the coding sequence GTGCCGGCGCTCGGCGCGCTCGTGGCCGAGCCGCTGTTCCTCCTCACCGACACGGCGCTCGTCGGGCACCTCGGCAGCGCGCCGCTCGCGGGCCTCGGCATCGCGAGCGTGATCCTGCAGACGATCGTCGGCCTCCTCGTCTTCCTCGCCTACGCGACCACGCCGACGGTCGCGCGGCGGCTCGGCGCCGGTGACCGGCCGGGCGCGATCCGGGCGGGCATCGACGGCCTGTGGCTCGCGCTCGCGCTCGGCGCGGTGGTGCTGGTCGTGGGGCTCGCCGTCGCGGATCCGCTCGTGCGCGCCCTCGCCGACACCGGCGGCGCCGATGCGGACCCGGCAGCGACCGCCGCCGTGGTCGACGCCGCCCGCACCTACCTCGGCATCTCGCTCGCCGGGATGCCCGCGATGCTCCTCGTCATCGCCGCGACCGGCCTCCTCCGCGGGCTCCAGGACACGCGCACGCCGCTCGTCGTCGCCGTCTCGGGCTTCGCGGCGAACGCGGCCCTCAACGCCTTCCTCATCTACGGGCTCGGGTTCGGCATCGCGGGATCCGCGTGGGGCACGGTCATCGCGCAGTGGGGCATGGCCGCGGTCTTCGTCGCGATCGCCGTGCGCGCGGCGCGCGAGAACGGCACGACCCTGCGCCCCGGCCTTCGCGGCGTCGCGCGCTCGGCGGCGTCCGGCGGGTGGCTGCTCGTGCGCACGGCCTCGCTCCGGGCGGCGATCCTCGCGACGGTCGCGGTGGGCGCGGGGCTCGGGGTCACCGGGCTCGCGACCCTGCAGATCGCCCTCACCCTCTTCTCGACGATCGCGTTCGTGCTCGACGCGCTCGCCATCGCGGGCCAGGCCCTCGTCGGGCACGGCCTCGGCGCGGACGACGTGCCGCGGGTCCGCGCCGTGTCCCGCCGGCTCGTCCAGTGGGGCGTCGGCCTCGGCGCGATCCTCGGCCTCGTCCTCGCCGCCCTCTCGCCGCTGCTCGGCCCGGTCTTCACGGGCGACCCGGACATCCACCGCATGCTGACCGCCGTGACGCTCGTGCTCGCGGTGGGCCTGCCCGTCGCCGGGTACGTGTTCGTGCTCGACGGCGTGCTCATCGGCGCGGGTGACGCCCGCTACCTCGCGCTCGCGGGCCTCGTGAACCTGGCGATCTACGCGCCCGCGCTGATCCTCGTGGCGTGGCTCACCGGCACCGGCCGCGTCGCCGGCACCCCCGCCCTCCTCGCGCTGTGGGCGGCCTTCGGCCTCGTCTACATCGGCGCCCGCGCGCTCACGCTCGGGCTGCGGGCGCGCGGCGACCGGTGGATCATGACGGGGGTCGCGCGGGCCTGA